From Cucumis melo cultivar AY chromosome 1, USDA_Cmelo_AY_1.0, whole genome shotgun sequence, a single genomic window includes:
- the LOC103501273 gene encoding uncharacterized protein LOC103501273 isoform X3 has product MCNRELFDMLLRDMVLDIFDVEVFLFSGHQTQNPLLLLEQYSDDDIDGDLNKNSDQDGQDDLLPERNDEVAAVATEGCENMDTNVGEDLIAEKTVQEESERGSVEISENMESKDEAKTNTNSLGCLSKESDLFQTSVPTTSNVQVSGDVISGWRIVMHEESHNYYYWNVETGETSWEVPDVVLTQAQPTQSTTDIKTSPTQFPENVTVFKQESGLTNGGKLGAFSAESTGYNNSVPVTASQGSEVDQSYAALSTCSNDVNITKAASEIYVDYTVTNEELKSSGLDLPSHLLTRSASLFEKLKSLQKSGGHEWTSKYILETQVRLSDFMSLMPYKTSLVPFWEHSARKLKQIEEDVNKEIYQSAAVSSQLDEAKTTDSPKIVRVETFQERSNVESEVERVANSGVSALEHSHLPTDSASLKLQEDQCHVTIIANGENVSPSKAIDQLGNSTVVTEHASEVATDEMASKSGVHSVEDVDMEVDMEVEDASSAGNLMMAGTSDSCATFLEQPLQPDPPVHPNLSSGYAYMLSEDGSIAPPPPPPDEEWIPPPPPDNEDVSPPPPDEPAEPLYPMAPSYTQLGQPLCYTEPYRVSYPDSSIKYYAHPAPEVVPTADFYGHPEACNVVLAQAPFYYEPVPNSHTDSASIVVNGVLPEGYGILQNATATLPIFSTTEPSQLHVDSSSASLHPSSSVQYGSSDAANMNNASAADEIDKRRGETTTASFRASTSGSPTNDVLPTNKAVTDSSSVANASAVSKVQPKALRSKKRTVTVAPSLRSNKKVSSLLDKWKAAKEELEDEEEPENAYEILERKREREIKEWHAQQIASGDAKENANFQPLGSDWRERVKRRRAQSSSEVTQSPVEAPTDGNQQPDLAEISKDLPSGWQAYWDESSKQVYYGNVNTSETSWMKPSK; this is encoded by the exons ATGTGTAACAG GGAATTATTTGACATGCTGCTAAGAGATATGGTTTTGGATATATTTGATGTGGAAGTGTTTTTATTTTCAGGTCACCAAACCCAAAATCCCTTGCTGTTACTTGAGCAATATAGTGATGATGACATCGATGGCGACTTGAATAAAAATTCAGATCAGGATGGACAAGATGATTTGTTACCTGAGCGCAATGATGAG GTTGCTGCAGTTGCTACTGAGGGATGTGAGAATATGGATACAAATGTTGGTGAAGATCTCATTGCTGAAAAGACTGTTCAGGAAGAATCAGAACGAGGTTCTGTTGAAATTTCTGAGAACATGGAGAGTAAAGATGAAGCAAAAACTAACActaacagcttaggatgtttaAGCAAGGAAAGTGATCTGTTTCAAACATCTGTACCAACCACATCTAATGTACAAGTCTCAGGGGATGTTATTTCAGGGTGGAGGATTGTTATGCATGAGGAGAGCCATAATTATTATTACTGGAATGTTGAAACTGGGGAAACTTCATGGGAAGTACCCGATGTTGTTTTGACTCAGGCTCAACCTACTCAATCGACCACTGATATTAAAACATCTCCTACTCAATTTCCCGAGAATGTTACAGTATTTAAACAGGAATCTGGTTTAACTAATGGTGGGAAGTTAGGTGCTTTTTCAGCAGAAAGCACAG GTTACAATAATAGTGTTCCAGTAACTGCAAGTCAGGGTTCTGAGGTTGACCAAAGCTATGCTGCCTTAAGTACCTGTTCAAATGATGTGAATATAACAAAAGCTGCTTCTGAGATCTATGTTGATTACACAGTGACTAATGAAGAACTAAAATCATCAGGGTTGGATCTTCCTTCCCATCTTCTGACCCGTAGTGCGAGCTTGTTTGAGAAATTGAAATCATTACAAAA GTCTGGAGGTCATGAATGGACATCTAAGTACATATTGGAAACTCAGGTTAGACTTTCAGATTTTATGTCACTGATGCCCTATAAGACATCGTTGGTTCCATTTTGGGAACACTCAGCAAGGAAGCTTAAACAGATTGAAGAAGACGTTAATAAAGAAATTTATCAGTCTGCTGCTGTATCATCCCAATTGGATGAAGCCAAGACTACTGATAGTCCAAAGATTGTAAGAGTGGAGACATTTCAGGAAAGGTCAAATGTTGAGTCTGAAGTAGAGAGAGTGGCAAACAGTGGTGTCTCTGCTTTGGAGCATTCTCATTTGCCTACTGATTCTGCTTCTTTGAAACTCCAAGAGGACCAATGCCATGTAACTATCATTGCAAATGGAGAAAATGTTTCACCATCTAAAGCCATTGACCAGTTAGGAAACTCTACAGTTGTGACTGAGCATGCAAGTGAAGTTGCAACCGATGAAATGGCTTCCAAGAGTGGTGTACATTCTGTGGAAGATGTCGACATGGAGGTGGATATGGAAGTTGAAGATGCTAGTTCTGCAGGTAACTTGATGATGGCTGGTACGTCAGACTCGTGTGCAACTTTCTTGGAGCAACCGCTTCAGCCAGATCCACCAGTCCATCCAAATCTTTCCTCTGGATATGCATACATGTTATCAGAGGATGGCTCTATAGCACCACCGCCACCACCACCGGATGAGGAATGGATTCCCCCACCACCACCTGATAATGAAGATGTTTCTCCACCCCCACCTGATGAGCCAGCTGAGCCATTATATCCTATGGCTCCATCTTATACCCAACTTGGGCAGCCTCTTTGTTACACCGAACCGTATCGAGTGTCCTACCCTGATTCTAGTATTAAGTATTATGCACATCCTGCCCCTGAAGTTGTCCCTACTGCAGACTTCTATGGACATCCGGAAGCATGTAACGTTGTTTTGGCTCAAGCACCATTTTACTATGAGCCAGTTCCGAATTCGCATACTGATTCTGCTTCCATAGTTGTAAATGGTGTTTTGCCTGAAGGTTATGGTATTCTTCAAAATGCAACAGCCACTCTTCCCATCTTTAGTACAACAGAGCCTTCGCAGTTGCATGTTGATTCCTCATCTGCAAGTTTGCATCCTTCTTCCTCTGTTCAATATGGATCTTCTGATGCAGCAAATATGAATAATGCTTCCGCTGCGGATGAAATTGACAAGAGACGTGGAGAGACCACAACAGCCTCTTTCCGAGCATCAACTTCAGGTTCCCCAACTAATGATGTTCTGCCAACAAATAAAGCTGTTACTGATTCTTCCTCTGTTGCTAATGCATCCGCAGTTTCCAAGGTTCAACCAAAAG CCCTGCGCAGCAAAAAGCGGACAGTTACAGTCGCTCCCTCCTTGAGATCAAATAAGAAAGTTTCAAGTTTGTTGGACAAG TGGAAAGCAGCAAAAGAAGAACTCGAAGATGAGGAAGAACCAGAAAATGCTTATGAGATTCTAGAGAGGAAACGAGAAAGGGAAATAAAA GAATGGCATGCACAGCAGATTGCCAGTGGCGatgcaaaagaaaatgccaaCTTTCAGCCTCTTGGGAGCGATTG GCGCGAGCGGGTAAAGCGAAGGAGAGCTCAATCATCAAGTGAAGTTACTCAATCCCCTGTTGAAGCACCCACAGATGGAAACCAGCAGCCTGACTTGGCAGAAATCTCAAAAGATCTCCCCTCAGGATGGCAG GCATATTGGGATGAGTCGTCGAAACAGGTGTATTATGGTAATGTTAACACCTCAGAAACGTCGTGGATGAAACCAAGCAAGTGA